The sequence below is a genomic window from Nitrospirota bacterium.
TGTTCATTGATCCACTCCCCTCTATGGTGCCGCGCATTATAGTGAAGGACCTACTAAAGCGCAATGAAGACGGTGTCACGCCCAGATCACGAGTAGCGCAGGACGGAATGCTCGGTGCTCCTGTCACGTTTCCCGGTCGATTGTACAAAAGTACGCGGCGCGAACGGCTAATTGTGTACGGACCTGCGCGTACTCCGGCCGAACGATCCACCAGATTCCAAAGTAATAGGGCGAGTGCCTCACATGAAAACACGGTCGCAGCGATGAATCCAGGCGCTTCCACACTACGGCGACGTCATCCGGTGAGACGCCCGCACGATGCAGCTTTTCGCAATATATTGGCACAAAAGGTGCACATGGCTTTACAGTTCTCCTGAGGTACCGGAATAACCTGACACAAGTGAGCATCCACCGAGGCTAACAGCGTTCTCCTTCATATCTATTTACCTCATATACACGGTTCAAAGTCATGACATTGCTTCTTGACCAATCTGTCCAGCAAGCTCTTCTTGAACTCAAGCGTGTTTTGATCATCGACGACGAAGAACCGATCCGCCGGTTGCTGGGATATATGCTGCAAACCCATGGGTATGAGACGGTGCTCGCCTCCGATGCGCGTGAGGCACGGACGCGGTTAGAGGAACAGCCCTTTGCATTGATCTTGTGCGATGTGAATATGCCCGGTGAGTCCGGCATGGACCTCATCCGCAGTGTCCTGAGTCAACATCCTCATACCGCCGTAATCATGGTAACCGGTCTCGACAGTTCAGTGCTGGCAAACGCGGCGCTGGACATGGGTGCCTTTGGATACATCGTGAAACCGTTCGAATCCAATGAAGTCATGATCAATGTAGCCAATGCGCTCCGCCGCCGCCGGCTTGAGCTGGAAAATCACTTACACCGGGAGAATCTGGAAGACGTCGTAAGAACCAGAACCATGGCGCTCCAGCAAGCGCTCGAGTGGCTTGAGCGAAGTGAGAAGGAACTGCGTCTCTCACGGGAAGAGACGATCCAACGACTTGCCATCGCAGCCGAATACCGGGATAGCGCCACGGCACAGCATATCCAGCGCATGAGTCACTACTGTGAATTGCTTGCCAGGAAATACGGGCTGTCCGCTGAACGATGTGATTTGATCCGCACGGCCAGTCCGATGCACGATATCGGGAAAATTGGCACACCGGACCATGTGCTCCTTAAGCCCGGCAAGTTCACAATGGAAGAATTCAACGTCATTTCTCAACATGCGGAGATCGGCTACCGCATACTCAACGGATCGGACGCGGAAATCCTCAAAGTGGCGGCATCGATCGCCTGGACTCACCATGAACGGTGGGACGGCAACGGCTATCCGCGTAAGCTGAAAGGCGAAGCGATTCCCGTGGAAGGACGGATTGCTGCGATTGCCGACGCCTTCGATGCCCTGACCACACAACGGGTTTACAAACCTGCCTTCAGCCTCGACCACGCGGTCGAACTCATGACCAAACATCGTGGGGAGCATTTCGACCCTGAGCTTCTCGACGTCTTCTTCGCCTCGCTCAGCGATATCAAGCAGATTCATGACCAGTATGCCGACCAACTGCCGCGAAGAGCGGTTCCGAAATCCTAGCTTCTTTTCGTCATTTCGTTGACCGTTTTTCGGCCCACCGATATACTTTTGCCATCTCGTCAGGTACAGCCTCACGTACAGTCTCTCAGACCCTGTACCCATAACATCCTACGACCATGAAAGGGTTGCCAAGTATGGCCAAGAAAACGCCTGTGGCCTATAAACAGGAGACAACTCGCAATTGGATCGCCTACCTGTGTGAATTTCTGGTCACGTCAGGAGTCATGCCGACCTGGGAGGCTGCAACCTATCTGACGGAAAACCTGTTCGGAGAAAAGCCGAACCCCCGCCTCTTAGGTACGATTAACGCCTACGAAATGACGTCCCAATTTCTGCAGCGCCTATACCGCCCCCTCGTCGAGGCTGCATCACGCGACATCACCCTGCCCGATGGCGCCATACTGCACGTATTCACAGATACCAGCCTCACCGGAAAATCAGCGGTACTTGTCGTCTACATCTCTGGCGATACGCACCAGCACCAGTTGCTGATGCTGGACACAGTCAAAGCCTGGGAGCTCGTCTTTAGTGATTCAGCTGATGTAAATCGCTGGATGGAAGAACGATACCGTCGCGTAAGGTCTGCGCTGACCGTGGCGATTGGGAGGCCCGCCCCTGAGGCCGTATTGGCAGAAGCTTCCTAAGCCAACTCGTAGTTCAGATTCGGCGACAGCCAGCGTTCGATCGCGCGCTGGTTCATCCCCTTTCGGCTGGCATAATCTTCAACCTGGTCTTTTCCGATCTTTCCCACGGCAAAATACCTGGCCTCCGGATGGGCAAAATAGAATCCGCTCACCGACGCAGCAGGCAGCATGGCAAAGCTCTCAGTTAGCGTGATGCCGGTATTCTGCTCGACTTGCAGGAGATCGAACAGAAGCCGTTTCTCCGTGTGGTCCGGGCAAGCCGGATAGCCAGGGGCTGGTCGAATACCTCGATACTTTTCGCGAATCAGGTCTTCAGTTGAGAACTCCTCGCCCTTGCCGTATCCCCAGGCATCCCGCACGCGCTTATGGAGCGATTCCGCAAAGGCTTCGACTAGACGATCTGCCAAGGCCTTGGCCATAATAGAATTATAATCGTCGTGGTCACGTTCGAACTCTCGGCATACAAGATCCACTCCGAGTCCTGTCGTCACGGCGAACGCCCCCACATAGTCTGCACGCCCGGACTCTTTCGGCGCGACAAAATCCGCAAGCGCAAAACTCGACTGCCCTTGCGGCTTCTCCGATTGCTGACGCAGGGTATGGAACGTTGTCACGACTGCCGTACGAGAATCGTCGGTATAGATCTCAATATCGTCACCCTGGCTGTTGGCAGGGAAAATCCCGTAGACCCCTTTGGCCGTGAATAATCGTCGGTCCACAATCTTGCGGAGCAGGATCTGCGCATCATCGTACAACTCCTTGGCCTTCGAACCGACAACAGGATCTTCAAAAATGGTCGGGTAACGTCCCCTCAATTCCCACGCGTGAAAGAACGGCGACCAATCAATGTAGGGAATCAGCTGGTCCAACGGCTGCTGCGGCACCACCTTCAGCCCGGTAAAAACCGGTATGGGGATATCGACCTCAGCCCAATCGGATTGGAATCGATTGGCCCGCGCCTGCGCCAATGTCCAGAGAGGTTTGGCTCCTTTGTCCTGATGGGTTTGACGTATCTGATCATAGTCGGCGCGAACCTTCTTCGCGAAGTCATCCCGCAAGTTGGCATTCACCAGACTTCCGACAACACCCACCGCTCTGGAGGCATCCAGCACATGCACCACGGAGTGGTTATAGCCCGGAGCGATCTTGACTGCCGTATGGGCTTTACTCGTGGTGGCGCCACCGATGAGTAACGGCAGGTCAAAACCCTCGCGCGTCAGTTCGCGTGCCACGTGCGCCATTTCGTCGAGCGAGGGGGTAATGAGTCCGCTCAGCCCGATCATCGCGACCCCGTGTTCGCGCGCAGCAGCCAGGATCTGCTCACAGGGCACCATCACACCAAGATCGATCACCTCGTAGTTATTACATCCCAGGACTACACCGACGATGTTCTTCCCGATATCGTGCACATCGCCCTTGACCGTGGCGAGGAGAATCTTCCCATTCGAACTCGACGCCCCGGATTTTTGTTTCTCCGCCTCCATGAACGGCATGAGGTACGCGACGGCTTTCTTCATGACCCTGGCGCTCTTGACCACTTGCGGCAAGAACATCTTGCCGGACCCGAACAGATCCCCCACGATATTCATCCCCGCCATCAACGGCCCTTCAATCACCTGTAATGGCTTGGCATATCGTTGCCGAGCCTCCTCGATGTCCTGCTCGATGTAGTCGGTCATGCCCTTCACCAGCGCATAGGATAGGCGCTCCTCGACCGTGCCAGAACGCCACTCATCGTCTTTCACCACCGCCTTGCCCTGTTGCTTGACGGTCTCGGCAAAGGCCACCAGTCGTTCCGTTGCATCCGGCCGCCGGTTCAGCAGCACATCCTCGACCAGCTCTAGGAGATCCTTGGGAATTTCTTCATAGACTGCCAACTGCCCGGCGTTGACGATGCCCATATCCAGACCAGCCTTGATCGCGTGATAGAGGAATGCCGCGTGCATCGCCTCGCGCACTCGATTATTGCCCCGAAACGAGAAGGAAATATTGCTGACGCCGCCGCTCACTTTCGCCAGCGGAAGATGCTGCTTGATCCATCGAGTCGCTTCGAGGAAGTTCACCGCATAGTTGTTATGCTCCTCGATGCCGGTCGCCACGGTAAGGATATTCGGGTCGAAGATGATGTCCTGGGCGGGAAAGCCAATGCGCTCCGTGAGGAGGTGATAGGCCCGCTCACAAACCTCGATCTTGCGTTCATAGGTATCGGCCTGGCCGCGCTCATCAAACGCCATGACCACGACGGCCGCTCCATAGCGACGCACGAGTTTGGCCTGCTGGAGAAATTTGGCTTCGCCTTCTTTGAGACTGATGCTATTGACGACGGGCTTGCCCTGAATGTTCTTGAGACCCGTTTCCAGTATGTCCCACTTCGAGCTATCTACCATGATCGGGACGCGGCAAATATCCGGCTCCGACGCCACCAATCGGAGAAACTTCTCCATGGCGGCCTGGGAATCG
It includes:
- a CDS encoding response regulator, producing the protein MTLLLDQSVQQALLELKRVLIIDDEEPIRRLLGYMLQTHGYETVLASDAREARTRLEEQPFALILCDVNMPGESGMDLIRSVLSQHPHTAVIMVTGLDSSVLANAALDMGAFGYIVKPFESNEVMINVANALRRRRLELENHLHRENLEDVVRTRTMALQQALEWLERSEKELRLSREETIQRLAIAAEYRDSATAQHIQRMSHYCELLARKYGLSAERCDLIRTASPMHDIGKIGTPDHVLLKPGKFTMEEFNVISQHAEIGYRILNGSDAEILKVAASIAWTHHERWDGNGYPRKLKGEAIPVEGRIAAIADAFDALTTQRVYKPAFSLDHAVELMTKHRGEHFDPELLDVFFASLSDIKQIHDQYADQLPRRAVPKS
- the metH gene encoding methionine synthase, yielding MSASLQTLLQQRILVLDGAMGTMIQQRKLDEAAFRGERFKDWKKDLKGHNDLLNLTQPAIVEDIHRQYLEAGADIVETNTFNSQAISLADYHMESLGYELSRAGAECAKRAVLKVQAAQPGRQCFVAGAIGPTTKTSSISTDVNNSGARGTTFDELVAAYSDQARGLLDGGADILLVETIFDTLNAKAAFFAIQEVFDRGGYCVPIMASVTFIQAGSNRGVTGQTVEAFWNSISHVPLLSVGMNCALGPKEMRPLIEELAHIAPIYISAHPNAGLPNPLLPTGFPETPDSLAPQLKEWAQNGWLNIVGGCCGTTPGHIKLIAESVRGLPPRVPSSVAPHTRLSGLEAVTILPEANFVNIGERTNVTGSPAFAKLILGGDYDAALSVARQQVEGGAQIIDINMDEGMLDSQAAMEKFLRLVASEPDICRVPIMVDSSKWDILETGLKNIQGKPVVNSISLKEGEAKFLQQAKLVRRYGAAVVVMAFDERGQADTYERKIEVCERAYHLLTERIGFPAQDIIFDPNILTVATGIEEHNNYAVNFLEATRWIKQHLPLAKVSGGVSNISFSFRGNNRVREAMHAAFLYHAIKAGLDMGIVNAGQLAVYEEIPKDLLELVEDVLLNRRPDATERLVAFAETVKQQGKAVVKDDEWRSGTVEERLSYALVKGMTDYIEQDIEEARQRYAKPLQVIEGPLMAGMNIVGDLFGSGKMFLPQVVKSARVMKKAVAYLMPFMEAEKQKSGASSSNGKILLATVKGDVHDIGKNIVGVVLGCNNYEVIDLGVMVPCEQILAAAREHGVAMIGLSGLITPSLDEMAHVARELTREGFDLPLLIGGATTSKAHTAVKIAPGYNHSVVHVLDASRAVGVVGSLVNANLRDDFAKKVRADYDQIRQTHQDKGAKPLWTLAQARANRFQSDWAEVDIPIPVFTGLKVVPQQPLDQLIPYIDWSPFFHAWELRGRYPTIFEDPVVGSKAKELYDDAQILLRKIVDRRLFTAKGVYGIFPANSQGDDIEIYTDDSRTAVVTTFHTLRQQSEKPQGQSSFALADFVAPKESGRADYVGAFAVTTGLGVDLVCREFERDHDDYNSIMAKALADRLVEAFAESLHKRVRDAWGYGKGEEFSTEDLIREKYRGIRPAPGYPACPDHTEKRLLFDLLQVEQNTGITLTESFAMLPAASVSGFYFAHPEARYFAVGKIGKDQVEDYASRKGMNQRAIERWLSPNLNYELA